The following coding sequences are from one Salvia hispanica cultivar TCC Black 2014 chromosome 3, UniMelb_Shisp_WGS_1.0, whole genome shotgun sequence window:
- the LOC125213570 gene encoding DExH-box ATP-dependent RNA helicase DExH9-like, whose product MGSVKRRTLEEGCDTPPLKQRRENGNGDENGLIDETVTCLHEVSYPEGYQPPASNNQQREAKPAKEFPFSLDPFQLEAIKCLDNGESVMVSAHTSAGKTVVGLYAIAMSLRNKQRVIYTSPIKALSNQKYREFKEEFSDVGLMTGDVTIDPNASCLVMTTEIWRSMQYKGSEITREVAWIIFDEVHYMRDRERGVVWEESIVMAPRNSRFVFLSATVPNAREFADWVAKVHQQPCHIVYTDYRPTPLQHYVFPCGGDGLYLVVDEKGKFREDSFQKALNALIPANEDRRKENGKGPKGLVAGKAGEDSDIFKMIKMIILRQYDPVICFSFSKRECEFLAMQMAKMDLSDEDEKVNIETIFWSAMDMLSDDDKKLPQVSNMLPLLKRGIGVHHSGLLPILKEVIEILFQEGFIKCLFATETFSIGLNMPAKTVVFTNVRKFDGDKFRWISSGEYIQMSGRAGRRGIDDRGICILMVDEKLEPSTVKFMLKGSADSLNSAFHLSYNMLLNQIRAADADPENLLRNSFYQFQADRAIPDLEKQAKILEAERDSIVIEEEDSVENYYSLLKQYKSLKKEIRDIVFSPKNCLPFLQPGRLVSIQCTKNDEDSPSFSMQDEVTWGVIINFERVKVASEDDANKKPEDASYTVDILTRCRVHKDEIAKKTIRIVPLKESGEPAVISIPISQIDSLSSVRLIIPKDLLPLEARENTLKKVSEVLVRFAKEGVPILDPEDDMKVQSSSYRKATRRTEALENLFEKHEVAKSPLIEQKLKVLHKKKELTAKIRSLKKAMKSSSVLAFKDELKARKRTLRRLGYITTDDVVELKGKVACEISSAEELTLTELMFNGVLKDIRVEEMISLLSCFVWQEKLQEAQKPRDELELLFMQLQETARKVAKVQLECKVQIDVENFVSSFRPDIMEAVYAWARGSKFYEIMEMTPVFEGSLIRAIRRLEELLQQLILAAKSIGETDLEVRFEDAVTKIKRDIVFAASLYL is encoded by the exons ATGGGTTCGGTGAAGAGACGGACGTTGGAGGAGGGCTGCGACACTCCGCCGCTGAAGCAACGGAGAGAGAATGGGAATGGCGATGAGAATGGTTTGATAGATGAAACTGTAACTTGCCTTCACGAAGTATCGTATCCAGAGGGGTACCAGCCTCCCGCTTCAAATAATCAGCAGCGTGAAGCAAAGCCTGCCAAGGAATTCCCCTTTTCTCTTGATCCTTTTCAGTTGGAAGCTATCAAGTGTCTCGACAACGGAGAATCCGTCATG GTCTCTGCACATACATCTGCTGGTAAGACAGTTGTGGGCTTGTATGCCATAGCGATGTCGTTGCGGAACAAGCAACGTGTGATATATACATCTCCGATTAAAGCTCTCAGCAACCAGAAATATAGAGAGTTTAAAGAAGAGTTTTCTGATGTTGGGTTGATGACAGGCGATGTCACTATCGACCCCAATGCGTCTTGCTTG GTTATGACCACTGAGATCTGGCGAAGCATGCAATACAAAGGATCAGAAATTACTAGGGAGGTGGCCTGGATTATTTTTGATGAAGTACATTACatgagagacagagagagaggTGTTGTGTGGGAAGAGAGTATAGTTATGGCCCCGAGGAACTCCCGATTTGTGTTTCTATCTGCCACAGTGCCCAATGCAAGGGAGTTTGCTGATTGGGTTGCAAAG GTGCATCAGCAACCATGTCATATTGTTTACACAGATTATCGGCCAACACCCCTTCAGCATTACGTCTTTCCTTGTGGAGGTGATGGCCTCTACTTAGTGGTTGATGAAAAGGGTAAGTTTCGCGAGGACAGCTTTCAGAAAGCTCTTAATGCTCTGATTCCGGCCAATGAAGACAGAAGGAAAGAGAATGGGAAAGGTCCGAAAGGTTTAGTTGCGGGTAAAGCTGGTGAAGATAGTGATATATTTAAGATGATCAAAATGATCATTTTGCGCCAGTATGATCCTGTCATATGTTTCAGTTTTAGCAAAAGAGAATGTGAATTTCTTGCTATGCAG ATGGCAAAAATGGATCTAAGTGATGAGGATGAGAAAGTAAACATTGAAACTATTTTCTGGAGTGCTATGGATATGCTGTCGGATGATGATAAGAAGCTGCCACAG GTTTCAAATATGCTGCCCTTGTTGAAACGAGGCATAGGTGTACATCACTCTGGTTTACTGCCCATACTGAAGGAAGTCATTGAAATCTTGTTCCAGGAAGGATTTATCAAG TGCTTGTTTGCCACAGAGACCTTCAGCATTGGGCTAAACATGCCTGCAAAAACTGTTGTCTTCACTAATGTTCGGAAATTTGATGGAGATAAGTTTAGGTGGATATCCAGTGGGGAGTATATACAAATGAGTGGCCGAGCTGGTCGTCGTGGAATTGATGATCGGGGTATTTGCATCCTTATGGTTGATGAGAAGCTAGAGCCTTCAACAGTGAAATTTATGTTGAAAGGAAGTGCAGATTCTTTGAACAG TGCATTCCACTTAAGCTACAATATGCTTTTAAATCAAATACGAGCTGCAGATGCGGATCCTGAGAATTTGCTTCGTAATTCTTTCTACCAGTTTCAGGCAGATCGTGCCATTCCTGATCTTGAG AAACAAGCAAAGATCCTTGAAGCAGAGAGGGATTCTATTGtaatagaagaagaagatagtGTGGAAAACTACTATTCTCTTCTAAAACAATACAAAAGTCTGAAAAAGGAAATCCGTGATATAgttttttctccaaaaaatTGTTTGCCTTTTCTGCAGCCTGGAAGGCTTGTTTCTATACAATGCACAAAGAATGATGAGGACTCCCCATCATTCTCTATGCAGGATGAGGTCACATGGGGAgtaatcataaattttgagaGGGTTAAAGTAGCCTCTGAAG ATGATGCAAACAAGAAGCCCGAAGATGCAAGCTATACAGTGGATATTCTCACAAGGTGTAGAGTGCATAAGGATGAAATTgctaaaaaaacaattagaaTTGTTCCCTTGAAGGAGTCTGGAGAGCCTGCTGTCATTTCGATCCCTATTTCACAG ATTGATAGCTTAAGTAGTGTCCGGCTAATAATACCCAAGGATCTTCTTCCATTAGAGGCTCGAGAAAATACTTTGAAAAAAGTGTCCGAAGTTCTGGTAAGATTTGCAAAAGAAGGTGTACCTATTCTAGATCCTGAAGATGACATGAAG GTTCAAAGCAGCTCTTACAGGAAGGCGACACGAAGGACAGAAGCACTGGAGAATCTTTTTGAGAAGCATGAAGTTGCTAAATCTCCTCTGATTGAGCAGAAGCTCAAAGTCCTGCATAAGAAGAAGGAACTTACAGCAAAAATTAGATCTCTTAAGAAAGCAATGAAATCTTCGTCTGTGTTGGCATTCAAAGATGAATTAAAAGCCAGGAAAAGAACTCTTAGGAGACTGGG ATATATCACAACTGATGATGTTGTTGAACTAAAGGGTAAGGTTGCTTGTGAAATCAGCAGTGCGGAAGAGTTGACATTGACAGAACTCATGTTCAATGGGGTTCTAAAGGATATAAGGGTGGAGGAGATGATATCTCTTCTGTCATGTTTTGTTTGGCAAGAAAAACTACAGGAAGCTCAAAAGCCGCGGGATGAGCTTGAGTTGCTTTTTATGCAACTACAGGAGACTGCACGTAAGGTGGCTAAGGTTCAGCTTGAGTGCAAG GTACAGATTGATGTTGAGAATTTTGTGAGTTCCTTCAGACCAGACATCATGGAAGCTGTCTATGCTTGGGCTAGAGGATCTAAATTCTACGAAATTATGGAGATGACTCCTGTTTTTGAGGGCAGCTTGATCCGAGCAATCCGGAGACTGGAAGAACTCCTTCAGCAGCTCATACTAGCTGCAAAATCAATTGGTGAGACAGATCTTGAAGTTAGATTTGAGGATGCTGTCACCAAGATCAAGAGAGATATTGTCTTTGCTGCCTCCTTGTACTTATAG
- the LOC125209022 gene encoding survival of motor neuron-related-splicing factor 30-like isoform X5: MFFPFWFVKVCYVVMASLFSLVIELTEELLETAKQNDGSSELVTGTSGEASPDLQLSGRTFDNPTATAINGIKFPIGIKVQAVWSEDGEWYDATIEAHTANGYYVSYEGWGNKEEVDPDNVRPIQEGTADPLLEAEKIAVATKEALKQKIVQSASKEFEAWTIPAKLHIDPNDSEDVKAAKRKKIHAFKSKMRMEAKEVTQNKRQNAWQQFQTTKGKAKKVGFFSGRKRESIFKSPDDPFGKVGVTGSGKGLTEFQKREKHLHLKGANMETADE, translated from the exons ATGTTTTTCCCCTTTTGGTTTGTCAAG GTGTGCTATGTGGTGATGGCCAGCCTGTTCTCTCTT GTGATTGAATTGACAGAGGAGCTTCTGGAAACTGCAAAACAAAATGATGGTAGTTCTGAACTTGTTACTGGGACCAGTGGTGAAGCATCTCCTGATCTGCAACTTTCTGGGAGAACCTTTGAT AACCCAACAGCTACTGCTATTAATGGTATTAAATTTCCTATTGGCATCAAAGTCCAAGCAGTCTGGAGCGAAGATGGAGAGTG GTATGATGCAACCATTGAGGCTCATACTGCAAACGGGTATTATGTCAGCTATGAGGGATGGGGTAACAAGGAAGAg GTGGATCCTGATAATGTGAGACCTATCCAAGAAGGCACTGCAGACCCTTTGCTGGAAGCTGAAAAGATTGCTGTGGCTACAAAAGAAGCCCTTAAACAGAAGATTGTCCAATCTGCTAGCAAGGAATTTGAGGCCTGGACTATTCCTGCAAAACTTCATATTGATCCTAATGATTCGGAAGATGTG aaAGCTGCAAAGCGTAAAAAGATCCATGCGTTTAAATCCAAAATGCGTATGGAAGCAAAAGAAGTCACACAAAATAAGAGGCAGAATGCCTGGCAGCAATTCCAGACCACTAAAGGCAAAGCTAAAAAG GTTGGTTTCTTCTCTGGCCGAAAGCGCGAGAGCATATTCAAGTCACCTGATGATCCATTTGGGAAAGTTGGAGTGACTGGAAGCGGGAAGGGTTTGACCGAGTTtcagaaaagagaaaaacattTACATCTTAAAGGTGCAAATATGGAAACTGCAGATGAGTAA
- the LOC125209022 gene encoding survival of motor neuron-related-splicing factor 30-like isoform X4: MEGEEVNIQELAANLSTYEDQLQQVRKLLNDDPKNSEFLDMEKELAEVIELTEELLETAKQNDGSSELVTGTSGEASPDLQLSGRTFDNPTATAINGIKFPIGIKVQAVWSEDGEWYDATIEAHTANGYYVSYEGWGNKEEVDPDNVRPIQEGTADPLLEAEKIAVATKEALKQKIVQSASKEFEAWTIPAKLHIDPNDSEDVKAAKRKKIHAFKSKMRMEAKEVTQNKRQNAWQQFQTTKGKAKKVGFFSGRKRESIFKSPDDPFGKVGVTGSGKGLTEFQKREKHLHLKGANMETADE; the protein is encoded by the exons ATGGAAGGCGAAGAGGTGAATATCCAAGAATTGGCTGCCAACCTTTCTACTTACGAAGACCAACTTCAGCAG GTACGTAAACTATTGAATGATGACCCGAAGAATTCTGAGTTTTTGGACATGGAGAAGGAACTCGCAgag GTGATTGAATTGACAGAGGAGCTTCTGGAAACTGCAAAACAAAATGATGGTAGTTCTGAACTTGTTACTGGGACCAGTGGTGAAGCATCTCCTGATCTGCAACTTTCTGGGAGAACCTTTGAT AACCCAACAGCTACTGCTATTAATGGTATTAAATTTCCTATTGGCATCAAAGTCCAAGCAGTCTGGAGCGAAGATGGAGAGTG GTATGATGCAACCATTGAGGCTCATACTGCAAACGGGTATTATGTCAGCTATGAGGGATGGGGTAACAAGGAAGAg GTGGATCCTGATAATGTGAGACCTATCCAAGAAGGCACTGCAGACCCTTTGCTGGAAGCTGAAAAGATTGCTGTGGCTACAAAAGAAGCCCTTAAACAGAAGATTGTCCAATCTGCTAGCAAGGAATTTGAGGCCTGGACTATTCCTGCAAAACTTCATATTGATCCTAATGATTCGGAAGATGTG aaAGCTGCAAAGCGTAAAAAGATCCATGCGTTTAAATCCAAAATGCGTATGGAAGCAAAAGAAGTCACACAAAATAAGAGGCAGAATGCCTGGCAGCAATTCCAGACCACTAAAGGCAAAGCTAAAAAG GTTGGTTTCTTCTCTGGCCGAAAGCGCGAGAGCATATTCAAGTCACCTGATGATCCATTTGGGAAAGTTGGAGTGACTGGAAGCGGGAAGGGTTTGACCGAGTTtcagaaaagagaaaaacattTACATCTTAAAGGTGCAAATATGGAAACTGCAGATGAGTAA
- the LOC125209022 gene encoding survival of motor neuron-related-splicing factor 30-like isoform X1 — protein MEGEEVNIQELAANLSTYEDQLQQVRKLLNDDPKNSEFLDMEKELAEVCYVVMASLFSLVIELTEELLETAKQNDGSSELVTGTSGEASPDLQLSGRTFDNPTATAINGIKFPIGIKVQAVWSEDGEWYDATIEAHTANGYYVSYEGWGNKEEVDPDNVRPIQEGTADPLLEAEKIAVATKEALKQKIVQSASKEFEAWTIPAKLHIDPNDSEDVKAAKRKKIHAFKSKMRMEAKEVTQNKRQNAWQQFQTTKGKAKKVGFFSGRKRESIFKSPDDPFGKVGVTGSGKGLTEFQKREKHLHLKGANMETADE, from the exons ATGGAAGGCGAAGAGGTGAATATCCAAGAATTGGCTGCCAACCTTTCTACTTACGAAGACCAACTTCAGCAG GTACGTAAACTATTGAATGATGACCCGAAGAATTCTGAGTTTTTGGACATGGAGAAGGAACTCGCAgag GTGTGCTATGTGGTGATGGCCAGCCTGTTCTCTCTT GTGATTGAATTGACAGAGGAGCTTCTGGAAACTGCAAAACAAAATGATGGTAGTTCTGAACTTGTTACTGGGACCAGTGGTGAAGCATCTCCTGATCTGCAACTTTCTGGGAGAACCTTTGAT AACCCAACAGCTACTGCTATTAATGGTATTAAATTTCCTATTGGCATCAAAGTCCAAGCAGTCTGGAGCGAAGATGGAGAGTG GTATGATGCAACCATTGAGGCTCATACTGCAAACGGGTATTATGTCAGCTATGAGGGATGGGGTAACAAGGAAGAg GTGGATCCTGATAATGTGAGACCTATCCAAGAAGGCACTGCAGACCCTTTGCTGGAAGCTGAAAAGATTGCTGTGGCTACAAAAGAAGCCCTTAAACAGAAGATTGTCCAATCTGCTAGCAAGGAATTTGAGGCCTGGACTATTCCTGCAAAACTTCATATTGATCCTAATGATTCGGAAGATGTG aaAGCTGCAAAGCGTAAAAAGATCCATGCGTTTAAATCCAAAATGCGTATGGAAGCAAAAGAAGTCACACAAAATAAGAGGCAGAATGCCTGGCAGCAATTCCAGACCACTAAAGGCAAAGCTAAAAAG GTTGGTTTCTTCTCTGGCCGAAAGCGCGAGAGCATATTCAAGTCACCTGATGATCCATTTGGGAAAGTTGGAGTGACTGGAAGCGGGAAGGGTTTGACCGAGTTtcagaaaagagaaaaacattTACATCTTAAAGGTGCAAATATGGAAACTGCAGATGAGTAA
- the LOC125209022 gene encoding survival of motor neuron-related-splicing factor 30-like isoform X3 yields the protein MEGEEVNIQELAANLSTYEDQLQQVRKLLNDDPKNSEFLDMEKELAEVCYVIELTEELLETAKQNDGSSELVTGTSGEASPDLQLSGRTFDNPTATAINGIKFPIGIKVQAVWSEDGEWYDATIEAHTANGYYVSYEGWGNKEEVDPDNVRPIQEGTADPLLEAEKIAVATKEALKQKIVQSASKEFEAWTIPAKLHIDPNDSEDVKAAKRKKIHAFKSKMRMEAKEVTQNKRQNAWQQFQTTKGKAKKVGFFSGRKRESIFKSPDDPFGKVGVTGSGKGLTEFQKREKHLHLKGANMETADE from the exons ATGGAAGGCGAAGAGGTGAATATCCAAGAATTGGCTGCCAACCTTTCTACTTACGAAGACCAACTTCAGCAG GTACGTAAACTATTGAATGATGACCCGAAGAATTCTGAGTTTTTGGACATGGAGAAGGAACTCGCAgag GTGTGCTAT GTGATTGAATTGACAGAGGAGCTTCTGGAAACTGCAAAACAAAATGATGGTAGTTCTGAACTTGTTACTGGGACCAGTGGTGAAGCATCTCCTGATCTGCAACTTTCTGGGAGAACCTTTGAT AACCCAACAGCTACTGCTATTAATGGTATTAAATTTCCTATTGGCATCAAAGTCCAAGCAGTCTGGAGCGAAGATGGAGAGTG GTATGATGCAACCATTGAGGCTCATACTGCAAACGGGTATTATGTCAGCTATGAGGGATGGGGTAACAAGGAAGAg GTGGATCCTGATAATGTGAGACCTATCCAAGAAGGCACTGCAGACCCTTTGCTGGAAGCTGAAAAGATTGCTGTGGCTACAAAAGAAGCCCTTAAACAGAAGATTGTCCAATCTGCTAGCAAGGAATTTGAGGCCTGGACTATTCCTGCAAAACTTCATATTGATCCTAATGATTCGGAAGATGTG aaAGCTGCAAAGCGTAAAAAGATCCATGCGTTTAAATCCAAAATGCGTATGGAAGCAAAAGAAGTCACACAAAATAAGAGGCAGAATGCCTGGCAGCAATTCCAGACCACTAAAGGCAAAGCTAAAAAG GTTGGTTTCTTCTCTGGCCGAAAGCGCGAGAGCATATTCAAGTCACCTGATGATCCATTTGGGAAAGTTGGAGTGACTGGAAGCGGGAAGGGTTTGACCGAGTTtcagaaaagagaaaaacattTACATCTTAAAGGTGCAAATATGGAAACTGCAGATGAGTAA
- the LOC125209022 gene encoding survival of motor neuron-related-splicing factor 30-like isoform X2 — MEGEEVNIQELAANLSTYEDQLQQVRKLLNDDPKNSEFLDMEKELAEVCYVVIELTEELLETAKQNDGSSELVTGTSGEASPDLQLSGRTFDNPTATAINGIKFPIGIKVQAVWSEDGEWYDATIEAHTANGYYVSYEGWGNKEEVDPDNVRPIQEGTADPLLEAEKIAVATKEALKQKIVQSASKEFEAWTIPAKLHIDPNDSEDVKAAKRKKIHAFKSKMRMEAKEVTQNKRQNAWQQFQTTKGKAKKVGFFSGRKRESIFKSPDDPFGKVGVTGSGKGLTEFQKREKHLHLKGANMETADE; from the exons ATGGAAGGCGAAGAGGTGAATATCCAAGAATTGGCTGCCAACCTTTCTACTTACGAAGACCAACTTCAGCAG GTACGTAAACTATTGAATGATGACCCGAAGAATTCTGAGTTTTTGGACATGGAGAAGGAACTCGCAgag GTGTGCTATGTG GTGATTGAATTGACAGAGGAGCTTCTGGAAACTGCAAAACAAAATGATGGTAGTTCTGAACTTGTTACTGGGACCAGTGGTGAAGCATCTCCTGATCTGCAACTTTCTGGGAGAACCTTTGAT AACCCAACAGCTACTGCTATTAATGGTATTAAATTTCCTATTGGCATCAAAGTCCAAGCAGTCTGGAGCGAAGATGGAGAGTG GTATGATGCAACCATTGAGGCTCATACTGCAAACGGGTATTATGTCAGCTATGAGGGATGGGGTAACAAGGAAGAg GTGGATCCTGATAATGTGAGACCTATCCAAGAAGGCACTGCAGACCCTTTGCTGGAAGCTGAAAAGATTGCTGTGGCTACAAAAGAAGCCCTTAAACAGAAGATTGTCCAATCTGCTAGCAAGGAATTTGAGGCCTGGACTATTCCTGCAAAACTTCATATTGATCCTAATGATTCGGAAGATGTG aaAGCTGCAAAGCGTAAAAAGATCCATGCGTTTAAATCCAAAATGCGTATGGAAGCAAAAGAAGTCACACAAAATAAGAGGCAGAATGCCTGGCAGCAATTCCAGACCACTAAAGGCAAAGCTAAAAAG GTTGGTTTCTTCTCTGGCCGAAAGCGCGAGAGCATATTCAAGTCACCTGATGATCCATTTGGGAAAGTTGGAGTGACTGGAAGCGGGAAGGGTTTGACCGAGTTtcagaaaagagaaaaacattTACATCTTAAAGGTGCAAATATGGAAACTGCAGATGAGTAA
- the LOC125209022 gene encoding survival of motor neuron-related-splicing factor 30-like isoform X7, translating into MFFPFWFVKVIELTEELLETAKQNDGSSELVTGTSGEASPDLQLSGRTFDNPTATAINGIKFPIGIKVQAVWSEDGEWYDATIEAHTANGYYVSYEGWGNKEEVDPDNVRPIQEGTADPLLEAEKIAVATKEALKQKIVQSASKEFEAWTIPAKLHIDPNDSEDVKAAKRKKIHAFKSKMRMEAKEVTQNKRQNAWQQFQTTKGKAKKVGFFSGRKRESIFKSPDDPFGKVGVTGSGKGLTEFQKREKHLHLKGANMETADE; encoded by the exons ATGTTTTTCCCCTTTTGGTTTGTCAAG GTGATTGAATTGACAGAGGAGCTTCTGGAAACTGCAAAACAAAATGATGGTAGTTCTGAACTTGTTACTGGGACCAGTGGTGAAGCATCTCCTGATCTGCAACTTTCTGGGAGAACCTTTGAT AACCCAACAGCTACTGCTATTAATGGTATTAAATTTCCTATTGGCATCAAAGTCCAAGCAGTCTGGAGCGAAGATGGAGAGTG GTATGATGCAACCATTGAGGCTCATACTGCAAACGGGTATTATGTCAGCTATGAGGGATGGGGTAACAAGGAAGAg GTGGATCCTGATAATGTGAGACCTATCCAAGAAGGCACTGCAGACCCTTTGCTGGAAGCTGAAAAGATTGCTGTGGCTACAAAAGAAGCCCTTAAACAGAAGATTGTCCAATCTGCTAGCAAGGAATTTGAGGCCTGGACTATTCCTGCAAAACTTCATATTGATCCTAATGATTCGGAAGATGTG aaAGCTGCAAAGCGTAAAAAGATCCATGCGTTTAAATCCAAAATGCGTATGGAAGCAAAAGAAGTCACACAAAATAAGAGGCAGAATGCCTGGCAGCAATTCCAGACCACTAAAGGCAAAGCTAAAAAG GTTGGTTTCTTCTCTGGCCGAAAGCGCGAGAGCATATTCAAGTCACCTGATGATCCATTTGGGAAAGTTGGAGTGACTGGAAGCGGGAAGGGTTTGACCGAGTTtcagaaaagagaaaaacattTACATCTTAAAGGTGCAAATATGGAAACTGCAGATGAGTAA
- the LOC125209022 gene encoding survival of motor neuron-related-splicing factor 30-like isoform X6 — MFFPFWFVKVCYVVIELTEELLETAKQNDGSSELVTGTSGEASPDLQLSGRTFDNPTATAINGIKFPIGIKVQAVWSEDGEWYDATIEAHTANGYYVSYEGWGNKEEVDPDNVRPIQEGTADPLLEAEKIAVATKEALKQKIVQSASKEFEAWTIPAKLHIDPNDSEDVKAAKRKKIHAFKSKMRMEAKEVTQNKRQNAWQQFQTTKGKAKKVGFFSGRKRESIFKSPDDPFGKVGVTGSGKGLTEFQKREKHLHLKGANMETADE, encoded by the exons ATGTTTTTCCCCTTTTGGTTTGTCAAG GTGTGCTATGTG GTGATTGAATTGACAGAGGAGCTTCTGGAAACTGCAAAACAAAATGATGGTAGTTCTGAACTTGTTACTGGGACCAGTGGTGAAGCATCTCCTGATCTGCAACTTTCTGGGAGAACCTTTGAT AACCCAACAGCTACTGCTATTAATGGTATTAAATTTCCTATTGGCATCAAAGTCCAAGCAGTCTGGAGCGAAGATGGAGAGTG GTATGATGCAACCATTGAGGCTCATACTGCAAACGGGTATTATGTCAGCTATGAGGGATGGGGTAACAAGGAAGAg GTGGATCCTGATAATGTGAGACCTATCCAAGAAGGCACTGCAGACCCTTTGCTGGAAGCTGAAAAGATTGCTGTGGCTACAAAAGAAGCCCTTAAACAGAAGATTGTCCAATCTGCTAGCAAGGAATTTGAGGCCTGGACTATTCCTGCAAAACTTCATATTGATCCTAATGATTCGGAAGATGTG aaAGCTGCAAAGCGTAAAAAGATCCATGCGTTTAAATCCAAAATGCGTATGGAAGCAAAAGAAGTCACACAAAATAAGAGGCAGAATGCCTGGCAGCAATTCCAGACCACTAAAGGCAAAGCTAAAAAG GTTGGTTTCTTCTCTGGCCGAAAGCGCGAGAGCATATTCAAGTCACCTGATGATCCATTTGGGAAAGTTGGAGTGACTGGAAGCGGGAAGGGTTTGACCGAGTTtcagaaaagagaaaaacattTACATCTTAAAGGTGCAAATATGGAAACTGCAGATGAGTAA
- the LOC125209022 gene encoding survival of motor neuron-related-splicing factor 30-like isoform X8: MEGEEVNIQELAANLSTYEDQLQQVRKLLNDDPKNSEFLDMEKELAEVCYVVMASLFSLVIELTEELLETAKQNDGSSELVTGTSGEASPDLQLSGRTFDNPTATAINGIKFPIGIKVQAVWSEDGEWYDATIEAHTANGYYVSYEGWGNKEEVDPDNVRPIQEGTADPLLEAEKIAVATKEALKQKIVQSASKEFEAWTIPAKLHIDPNDSEDVKAAKRKKIHAFKSKMRMEAKEVTQNKRQNAWQQFQTTKGKAKK, translated from the exons ATGGAAGGCGAAGAGGTGAATATCCAAGAATTGGCTGCCAACCTTTCTACTTACGAAGACCAACTTCAGCAG GTACGTAAACTATTGAATGATGACCCGAAGAATTCTGAGTTTTTGGACATGGAGAAGGAACTCGCAgag GTGTGCTATGTGGTGATGGCCAGCCTGTTCTCTCTT GTGATTGAATTGACAGAGGAGCTTCTGGAAACTGCAAAACAAAATGATGGTAGTTCTGAACTTGTTACTGGGACCAGTGGTGAAGCATCTCCTGATCTGCAACTTTCTGGGAGAACCTTTGAT AACCCAACAGCTACTGCTATTAATGGTATTAAATTTCCTATTGGCATCAAAGTCCAAGCAGTCTGGAGCGAAGATGGAGAGTG GTATGATGCAACCATTGAGGCTCATACTGCAAACGGGTATTATGTCAGCTATGAGGGATGGGGTAACAAGGAAGAg GTGGATCCTGATAATGTGAGACCTATCCAAGAAGGCACTGCAGACCCTTTGCTGGAAGCTGAAAAGATTGCTGTGGCTACAAAAGAAGCCCTTAAACAGAAGATTGTCCAATCTGCTAGCAAGGAATTTGAGGCCTGGACTATTCCTGCAAAACTTCATATTGATCCTAATGATTCGGAAGATGTG aaAGCTGCAAAGCGTAAAAAGATCCATGCGTTTAAATCCAAAATGCGTATGGAAGCAAAAGAAGTCACACAAAATAAGAGGCAGAATGCCTGGCAGCAATTCCAGACCACTAAAGGCAAAGCTAAAAAG TAA